A window of Ruminococcus champanellensis 18P13 = JCM 17042 contains these coding sequences:
- a CDS encoding 1-deoxy-D-xylulose-5-phosphate reductoisomerase: protein MKSVALLGSTGSIGTQALEVARQHKLNITALAAHSSVEKLEQQAREFSPLCVCIYNERHYSDLKQRLADTSIRVLSGMDGLCEIAQQKEADIFLNSVVGMVGLLPTLTAIEAGKPIALANKETLVAGGALVMEAAKRKHVPIYPVDSEHSAIFQCLQGNQRSQLRKIILTASGGPFFGKTRAELEHVSIAQALNHPNWSMGSKITIDSATLMNKGLEFIEAKWLFDLQPDQIEIVVHRQSVVHSAVEYQDYSVIAQLGVPDMKIPIQYALLYPDRMPCPTKPLSLTDYGTLTFAKPDLETFDCLRTCIDAITKGGAYPCIANGANEAAVAHFLAGEIPFLRIGELVAAAVAHFPFMQLNCYEDVMQADAQARAFVEENLL, encoded by the coding sequence TAACCGCATTGGCTGCCCACAGCAGCGTGGAGAAACTGGAACAGCAGGCAAGAGAATTTTCTCCCCTGTGTGTTTGCATCTACAACGAAAGGCACTATTCTGACCTGAAGCAGAGGCTTGCGGATACCAGCATCCGGGTTCTGTCCGGTATGGATGGGTTGTGCGAGATCGCACAGCAGAAGGAAGCGGACATCTTTCTCAATTCCGTGGTGGGTATGGTGGGACTGTTGCCTACACTGACCGCCATCGAAGCAGGGAAACCCATCGCCCTTGCCAACAAGGAAACTCTGGTTGCAGGCGGTGCACTGGTCATGGAGGCTGCAAAGCGGAAGCATGTACCCATCTATCCGGTGGATAGTGAACATTCCGCTATTTTTCAGTGTTTGCAGGGAAATCAGCGTTCCCAGCTGCGGAAGATCATCCTCACTGCCTCTGGGGGACCATTTTTCGGAAAGACCCGGGCGGAACTGGAGCATGTAAGCATTGCGCAAGCGCTGAATCACCCGAACTGGAGTATGGGCAGCAAGATCACCATTGACTCCGCCACCTTGATGAACAAGGGGCTGGAGTTTATTGAGGCCAAGTGGCTGTTCGATTTGCAGCCGGATCAGATCGAGATCGTGGTACATCGGCAAAGCGTGGTGCATTCCGCAGTGGAGTATCAGGATTACTCGGTGATTGCACAGCTTGGTGTGCCGGATATGAAAATCCCGATCCAGTATGCTCTGCTGTATCCGGATCGGATGCCTTGCCCCACAAAGCCCCTGTCTTTAACGGATTACGGCACGCTGACCTTTGCAAAACCGGATCTGGAAACCTTTGATTGCCTGCGCACCTGTATTGACGCCATCACCAAGGGCGGCGCATATCCCTGCATTGCCAACGGTGCCAATGAAGCGGCTGTGGCACATTTCCTGGCAGGGGAGATTCCCTTCCTGCGGATCGGCGAACTGGTTGCAGCTGCTGTTGCCCATTTCCCCTTTATGCAGCTGAACTGCTATGAAGATGTCATGCAGGCAGATGCACAGGCTCGGGCATTTGTGGAAGAAAATCTGTTGTGA
- a CDS encoding M50 family metallopeptidase produces MVKIILAIFILGVIVALHEFGHFIVAKLCGIRVNQFAIGMGPAILKKQWGETEYSLRLLPIGGFCAMEGEDADSEDSRAFGKKSVPRRMAVVVAGATMNILLGFVLLIITTSMGDAITTTTISRFHADENGNSTSSSESCGLQVNDTIVRINGMRILTDTDLSYKLQYTNENDFTVDVRRNGEIVTLEHVRFEDTATTGRLDFWVYGQKTTVGNVLAYAAKDTVSIARMTWVGLLDLIRGNVGFHDMSGPVGIVNAIGEAATIGETLREHVMSLLALSTLVTINLGFCNLLPLPALDGGRLVFLIIEAIRRKPVKPEHEGMVHLVGMALLMLLMLAVTYNDIAKLI; encoded by the coding sequence ATGGTAAAGATCATCCTTGCAATTTTCATTCTGGGCGTGATTGTGGCGCTCCACGAATTCGGACACTTTATTGTTGCCAAACTCTGCGGCATCCGGGTCAACCAGTTTGCCATTGGCATGGGTCCGGCGATTCTGAAAAAACAGTGGGGCGAAACCGAGTATTCCCTCCGGCTGCTGCCAATCGGCGGTTTTTGCGCCATGGAAGGGGAGGATGCGGACAGCGAGGACTCCCGGGCGTTTGGCAAAAAAAGCGTGCCCCGGCGTATGGCGGTTGTGGTTGCAGGTGCGACCATGAACATCCTGCTCGGGTTTGTGCTGCTGATTATTACCACCAGCATGGGTGATGCCATTACCACCACAACCATCAGCCGCTTTCATGCGGACGAAAATGGAAATTCCACTTCCTCCAGTGAAAGCTGCGGTTTGCAGGTGAATGATACCATTGTCCGGATCAACGGCATGCGGATCCTGACGGATACGGATCTTTCCTATAAACTGCAATACACCAACGAAAACGATTTTACAGTGGATGTGCGCCGGAACGGGGAGATTGTGACCCTGGAGCATGTGCGCTTTGAGGATACTGCAACCACCGGCAGGCTGGACTTCTGGGTATACGGTCAGAAAACTACCGTTGGCAACGTGCTTGCCTACGCAGCAAAGGACACCGTGTCCATTGCCCGGATGACCTGGGTGGGACTGCTGGATCTGATCCGTGGAAACGTGGGATTCCACGATATGTCCGGACCGGTAGGCATCGTCAACGCCATTGGAGAGGCTGCAACCATCGGGGAAACCCTCCGGGAGCATGTTATGTCCCTGTTGGCACTGTCCACCCTTGTGACCATCAATCTGGGATTCTGTAATCTGCTGCCTTTACCGGCACTGGATGGGGGAAGACTGGTATTTCTCATCATTGAAGCCATCCGCCGCAAGCCTGTCAAGCCAGAGCATGAGGGCATGGTACATTTGGTAGGCATGGCACTGCTGATGTTGTTGATGCTGGCAGTGACCTATAACGACATTGCAAAACTGATTTGA
- the ispG gene encoding flavodoxin-dependent (E)-4-hydroxy-3-methylbut-2-enyl-diphosphate synthase codes for MRTIKPVKVGDCLLDGKHIYIQSMLNRRSDDIAGSVEQALALEQAGCEIVRAAIPDMDAVRLVGALKEKLRIPLVADIHFDYRLAIEAAAAGVDKIRINPGNIGDMDRVRQVVEACKSRQIPIRIGVNSGSLEKELLAKYGAPTPEALVESALGHVAILNRFDFDDIVISIKSSDVPTMIRAYRLAAQKCPYPLHLGVTEAGTERMGLIKSAIGIGALLADDIGETIRVSLTDDPIKEIAAARDILKGVGKRKGVQIVSCPTCGRTRIDLVKAAKEVEAAVANLDKDIKIAVMGCIVNGPGEAREADIGVAGGDGCAVIFKKDQCLRKIPESEIVPELLKEIEKL; via the coding sequence ATGCGAACAATAAAACCGGTAAAAGTAGGGGATTGCCTGTTGGACGGCAAGCATATTTATATCCAGTCCATGCTGAACCGACGTTCCGATGATATTGCAGGCAGCGTGGAACAGGCGCTTGCCCTGGAACAGGCAGGCTGTGAAATTGTCCGTGCAGCCATTCCGGATATGGACGCAGTCCGGCTGGTGGGAGCGCTGAAGGAAAAACTGCGCATTCCACTGGTGGCGGACATCCACTTTGACTACCGACTTGCCATTGAAGCCGCCGCCGCTGGCGTGGATAAGATCCGGATCAATCCGGGCAACATTGGGGATATGGATCGGGTCAGACAGGTGGTAGAAGCCTGCAAATCCCGGCAGATTCCCATCCGCATCGGGGTCAACTCCGGTTCTCTGGAAAAGGAGCTTTTAGCAAAGTACGGAGCACCTACTCCGGAGGCGCTGGTGGAAAGCGCACTGGGGCATGTGGCGATCCTGAACCGGTTCGATTTTGACGATATCGTGATCTCCATCAAATCCTCCGATGTACCCACCATGATCCGGGCATACCGGCTGGCGGCACAGAAATGTCCTTATCCGCTGCACCTTGGGGTCACGGAAGCGGGCACGGAGCGCATGGGGCTGATCAAATCTGCCATTGGCATCGGCGCTTTGCTGGCGGATGACATCGGGGAAACCATCCGGGTTTCTCTGACGGATGATCCCATCAAGGAAATTGCTGCTGCCCGGGATATTCTCAAGGGCGTGGGCAAGCGGAAGGGTGTACAGATCGTATCCTGTCCCACATGCGGCAGAACCCGGATCGACCTGGTGAAAGCGGCAAAGGAAGTGGAAGCCGCTGTGGCAAACCTGGACAAGGACATTAAGATCGCAGTCATGGGGTGCATCGTCAATGGTCCGGGAGAAGCTCGTGAGGCTGATATCGGCGTGGCAGGCGGCGACGGCTGCGCCGTGATCTTCAAAAAGGATCAGTGCCTGCGCAAGATTCCGGAATCGGAGATCGTGCCGGAACTGTTAAAGGAAATCGAAAAGCTGTAA